AACAGGACCCCCCACTACACGCACTCAATGTATACAGTTCCCCCAAACTGCCCAACGTCACTTTCGCCGATCTTTTTAGTCGTGCGCTTAAGGTGGCCAAAAGGGAACCCCTCATAATTgttggggactttaacgcccccagCCCGTTATGGGGATATAAGCGTGAAGAGAAACGCGGACACAAGCTGGCGGAACTTGTGTCAACGCTGGGCCTTACTCTTCATACTGACCCTGCGCAACCTACACGCATAGGTAACTCCGTGGCACGGGACACGTGCCCGGACCTTACCTTCACTAAAAACATTCGTTATGCAGATTGGCACAATACCGAGGAagccctcggtagcgaccactgcataTTAGTAACCACAATCAGAACCAAACCCCTCACGCGTTCCTTTCACAAAGCAAACCTCCCAGACTGGACTAGTTTTCGGTCCACGTATGAGAACCCTGCATCTATTGCCGACCAAGGATATGCCATCTGGTCGCAGCATCTCATCTCCCAGCTTCATGTCGTTGAACACCAGGTTCAGCTCTCGGAGGCGAACCCGGCGGTGGATAAccacctcctgcacctctgggaAGCCCGGCATAGCCTCGTCCGCCGATGGCGCCGGCAGAAGCATAATCGCAAGCTCAAAATTCGCATCGCAAAGCTTACTCAGCAGGCGGCAGAGTATGCTACCCAACTCGCCGACTAAAACTGGGTAGACCGATGCAACACCGCTGCTCGATAAATGTGGAACCGGAATACGTGGCGCCTTTTCCGCACCCTCATTGATCCCGCCGAAACTCGCACTGAGACCCAAAAGCACCTTCAGAGAGCAATTCATGCGTTCGATGGAGACACAGCCAAAATGGCTGAAGTTCTTCGCGCTAAGTACCTCTGCACGAACCAGGATTCTCGCGGCTCGGCGTACTCGTATGCAGGCTCCGAGAACACGGAGCTGGATCGTCCGTTCCAACTTCACGACCTCAAAGCGGTCCTGGCAAAAATGAAGAGAGGGACAGCTCCAGGCAGGGATAAGGTGACGGTAAAGCTATTAGCTAACCTCCCTGATCCCGCGTGCATGCAGCTGCTTGAGTATTTTAATGCCATCTGGGAGGGAGAAGTGCCTCTCCCGGTGGATTGGAAAACTGCACTCGTTACTTTCATTCCCCAACCAGGTAAAGCCATTAATATAAACAATCTccggcccatctcccttacctcttgtGTGGGAAAGTtaatggagaccatggtccgcgaccgaTTGTCGACCTACCTCGAAATACAGAACACCTTCGCAGACACTATGTACGGCTTCCGCCCACACCGGTCCGCACAAGATGTTCTGCTCCAACTCCATCGGGAGATCCTGGCTCCGGTCGAACACCCCAGCGACGATAAGGTAGTTCTTGCCTTGGACTTAAAGGGGGCGTTTGACAACGTGACCCACGAGATCATCCTTACACACCTGTCCCAAACAGACTGTGGATACAACACATTTCGATACATCCGACAATTCCTGACGGATCGGCAATCCTACATTCGTCTGCAACACTCAGAACATGGCCCGTACCAGTTTGTTACGCGAGGGATGCCACAGGAAGCGGTTCTCTCACCACTCCTCTTCAACTTGGCCATGGTCAGGCTCCCTACCCTACTGAGTGCGGTCCCCGgcgtgcagcacgctctgtacgccgacgacatcactctgTGGGCAACACATGGTTCGGTAGGAGACATCGAGACCAGCCTGCAGCAAGCGGCGTCTATTGTGGACGAATACGCACGCCACTGCGGTCTTGAATGCTCCCCGAGCAAATCGGAATTCGTGCATCTTCGGCCCAATCCGAAATGCACAGCCAAAATCGCCCTCTCCCTGCTTAGCGGTCCAATCCCCGAACACGAGGAGATACGAGTATTGGGACTCTTTATTCACCGGAACCGCAAGATTGATACAACTCTCCAAAAGCTCCGCAAGGTGGGGGACCaagtgggccgcatggtccgccgggtttctaacaaacggggggggggggggggggggggattacgaTGCAAAGATGCCCTGCGGCTGGGCGAATGCGTTCGTGACCAGCCGGATCCTGTACTCGGCACCGTACCTTCACCTGCGCAAATGCGATGAGAACGCACTCGAAGTGATTCTCCGCAAACTCTACAAGAGAGCCCTCGATCTCCCCATCACTACGTTCAATCAACGTCTCCTCGAGTTAGGAATGACGAACACCTTTGGGGAGCTCCGTGAGGCGCATCTCAACAATGAATACTTGCGGTTAGGCAAAACAACAGCGGGTAGCCGCCTTCTGACCCGCTTACACAACTCAACGGGAGGAGCGGGTCTCCTTGCCTGAAACCTGGCGCTTCGCACTACAGGTACGACCCCTCCCCAGCAACATGACCAAGGATGCCCACGATGGCCGCCGCCTCGCGCGTGCGGCGTCTATTTCCGAGCGATACGGCACCCGGCCGGGGGTATTCTACACCGATGCAGCTGGACCGCACCACGGGGGCTGGTATACGGCAGCTGTCATCCAACAAAATGAACCAGTACAGGGCCTCACTTTCCGTGCCCCTAACATAACacacgcggaggaagtcgccatcaaGCTAGCCGCCGCGGATCCAGCAATTCCCGAGTCATCATCACCGACTCTAGGGAAGCCTGTCGCAACCTGCAGCAGGGACGCATTCCGTATCGTGCCTTTAAAATTCTTCACAGATGTGAGTACCAGGGTTACGCGACCCGGCGAACCGTCATCTGGGCCCCAGCACATGCGGGAATCGAGGGAAATAAGGTAGCAGACGCTACCGCCCGCGCGCTTAACTACCGGGCATCGCGTCATCCGTCGCATATAGAGGACCAGGATTTCAATTCGGCTATTAATTTCCGGCAAATTTCTATTTTCTACCAATCTTCTCACGGCCGGTATCCTCCCCCGTGTAAAGGCCTCACGAAGGCAGAGGAGCGCTGGCTCTTGCGCCTCTATACCAACACAGTACTGTGCCCGGCAGTACTGAAGCATTTTAATTCAGCTTTTTCAGGCGAGTGCCCGCACTGTGGGAACGTGTCCgcggacacctaccacatggtatgggcatgccCCAACAACCCGGCCTACCTCCCCCACCCCCATCcttcccgagagagctgggaggctgccttgctcggctgctcgaccatacaggaccaacgtgccctggtagaccgagcccgggctgccgcaaaagccacaggggtcccggaataggaacccctcctagactttgtacggggcgggcccttctggctcgtcccaaactctctttgtatatagcgacaataaatgtttttcactcactcggcaagctagcgccaacttcccgggcgcgacggccaggtttcaaagcgagtttctcaaccggaacttcaaagccagctgcagtgcgtgtgaccggttgtggttcgagcacaacttGGTACTGGTCAGTGCAATTCATTCGGAGGAACACAGAAGAAATacacgacaaacttcgcttacccccattttctggataggggaagggctactaattttttttttcaagctctcTTAATACGTATTCTTTTTGTTGTAGCAGTGCAAGCACCGTTGATAAAGTGTTTTCGGATAGCGAATTGTGAGTCAGTTAGTATGTGAAGTTCTTTTTCGAAGGAAACTAAATGTCTGTGAATAACCTTCTCCAATAACTTTCTAATAACTTTTAAAATATTGGCAAAACCGATATTGGCGTATAAGTGCCGCAATTATGCCTATCGCCTTTTTAAAAAGCACCGACACACGCGCGACTTGCATACGACCTTGGAACACTGCATCGGAGATGCATAGGTTCATTATGTGCGTAACGTAGGGTAAGCTTAAGTCAAAGATTTAAGCGATATGCTTCATTTTTAAACCATCGATGTCGGATGCTGTTGTACTATTCAGCTCTTGAAGTCGCCATTATTTCGCAACCATCAACATAGCTAAGAAATGTAGTATCCAGTGCCCAAGGAACATCGTTAAGATTGTTCTGTGCAATCATACTTCTAGAAAGGTTCACGAAAtacctattattgcgatagaaattatatatggacactccaaaaggATTTCTGTTGTCATCGTCACCTTGAGGTTCCAAGGGCGATAAgggtccaagggcgataaaatcgtcgccgcgcgccgtatgctgtatgtgtgtgctagtgaaagcgtgcgacggtgagccggcaatcgcggctcgcgcacgcaagggcgggaagcagGAAGACAGCATGCaatcttccagtcgcgcacaatgctccggagggtggtggtggtgaaaaacttttctttctctaatagagagagtttgggggccacagagtgccccgctacatggtcggcgtccctagtccgggacaccgcaTGACGAGGCCCCGTCTTGCGCCCGTTTCACCAGAGCCCGTTGGGACTCCAGCGAGGAGCAGTTGAGGAGGGCAGTCTCCCATGCCTCTCTGGAAGGGGTAGGGGGGAGGTGGGGATTTTTagtacatgcccacaccatgtgggaGATATCACAGGTCTCCCCACAGTGCGGGCACCGCCGATCCATGTAGGGATCGAAATGTTTGATGATTGCAGGACAGAGTAAAGTACCTGTCTACGGGCGCCTTAAAGTTCGCTCCTCCGCCTTGCTCAGCCCCTTTGCAGGAGTCGGGAAAAGGCGGTGGTTATCGCTATAATGTCTTATAATTTCCCTGAACCGCAGCAGTGGTAGGTTTGCCTCCGAGCTAGAAGAGCTAGGGTGAGGAGCCCGGTGGGTAAGCGCTCGGGCAGCCGCGTCAGCGGCCTCATTACCTCGTAAGCCCTGGAGGCCAGGAGCCCAAATAATACGTTTCGGTGTTGGGTCAATGGCAGCCCGCCTTAGAATTTgacctcctttttttttagatCTCCCCTTTCAAGTAATGATCACATGCTTTACGGAAGTCCGTGATGATGATTCTCGAATTGGGGTCCGCGGCACGGCAGCAAGTGCTATCGCTACTTCCTCAGCTCGCGCTGACTTTTGGGCTCGGAAGGAGAGCCCATCAACGTGCTTTTCCCGGTGATAGACGGCGGCCGTGTAAAATCCCGCGGGCGACAGCCCTGCTACGTCTACATAGTATACACCAGGTCGGGAACCGCGTTGTCTCTCAAACGCCCGAGCCCGCGCATGTTGTCTGCTTTCGTGCGTGTCGGTGTCCATATTACGAGGGAGCGGAGAGACCCAGAGCATATGGCACCACAGTTCTGGAATACGCTCCGCCTCCTTTGGAGTGCAAGCGTGTTGGATGTGTAAGCGGTTGAGCAGGCGGCGCCCGGGGGCTGTCTGCATGAGCCGCGTGTATTGGTCCACGAGGTGGGCCTCCCGCAACTCCTGGTAGGAGTTGAGCACCCCCAGCGCCTTGAGTTTTGCATTAGAGGTAGTCACCGGGAGATCCAGGGCTCGCTTAGTTGCTTTGCGGATGATGGCGTCTATTCGCTCGTCTTCTTGCTTAGTAGTGCGAAGGTATGGCACGGCGTAGAGGATCCGGCTAGTCACGAAGGCATGGGCTAGCCGAAGCGCGTTCCTGCCTCGCAGACCGCCCCGCTTGTTGGAAACACGGTGGATCCTGCGCCCTACCTGTTCGCCTACTCTCTTGAGTTTCGCAATAGTGGAGTCCGGTCGGAGTCTGTGGTGAATGAGGAATGAACAGGCCCAGAATCCTGAGCTCATTCACCTCTCTGATAGGACCTCCCGACAGAGAGATGTGTAAGGGAGGTTAGGAAGGTGGAGGGGCTGCGCTTTACTGAGGCCGCTCGGGGGTGGGGTGCGTCTGCACCGCGAGCCCCCGCCCGcgtggctgtatcttgaaagccatctgcggcgggtccaccctccctgtgttttcgcggctaatacccgtgccacacgggcaaagtaaagtgcactttgaacGAGCGCACTTCAGCGCACTGAGTGTCATtttggcggcgcgctgctacacgagaaagaaaagtgtcttttttttattgcgatagcaatta
This region of Dermacentor silvarum isolate Dsil-2018 chromosome 5, BIME_Dsil_1.4, whole genome shotgun sequence genomic DNA includes:
- the LOC125945413 gene encoding uncharacterized protein LOC125945413 is translated as MVRDRLSTYLEIQNTFADTMYGFRPHRSAQDVLLQLHREILAPVEHPSDDKVVLALDLKGAFDNVTHEIILTHLSQTDCGYNTFRYIRQFLTDRQSYIRLQHSEHGPYQFVTRGMPQEAVLSPLLFNLAMVRLPTLLSAVPGVQHALYADDITLWATHGSVGDIETSLQQAASIVDEYARHCGLECSPSKSEFVHLRPNPKCTAKIALSLLSGPIPEHEEIRVLGLFIHRNRKIDTTLQKLRKVGDQVRPLPSNMTKDAHDGRRLARAASISERYGTRPGVFYTDAAGPHHGGWYTAAVIQQNEPVQGLTFRAPNITHAEEVAIKLAAADPAIPESSSPTLGKPVATCSRDAFRIVPLKFFTDVSTRVTRPGEPSSGPQHMRESREIR